A window of the Syntrophaceae bacterium genome harbors these coding sequences:
- a CDS encoding 3-keto-5-aminohexanoate cleavage protein, protein MNWEAHIWDYRNPYEWMDRTMQAKFPPMIITCAITGGVQGKEMNENLPETAEEQADAVYEAYKAGAVSVHLHARVPGNQSLTTSDPADYSKVNRLIRERCPDIIINNTTGGGPWLTTEQRMCCLFADPPPDMASLNLGPFVLKMPLKDRKEPLSNPRPGFLFDQCIPASYADINLYAKTMKEKGIKPEIELYHPGQYWVLQDLIREGNLIPPYMVQFVMGFQTSSFPTPANLLGLINELPPQSMFAVIGVGPFQLPMNAMGILLGGHVRVGMEDNMYFRKGEKLKSNAQLVARVKRIATEMNREIATVAQAREMLGLPAAKR, encoded by the coding sequence ATGAACTGGGAAGCGCATATCTGGGACTACCGGAATCCTTATGAATGGATGGACCGGACCATGCAGGCGAAATTTCCGCCGATGATCATTACCTGCGCCATTACCGGCGGCGTGCAGGGCAAGGAAATGAACGAGAATCTTCCGGAGACGGCGGAAGAACAGGCCGATGCCGTGTATGAGGCCTACAAGGCGGGGGCCGTATCCGTGCATCTCCATGCCCGCGTCCCGGGCAACCAGTCCCTCACGACGTCCGATCCGGCGGATTATTCGAAGGTTAACCGCCTCATCCGGGAGCGCTGCCCGGACATCATCATCAACAATACTACCGGAGGGGGGCCTTGGCTGACGACGGAACAGCGAATGTGCTGCCTCTTTGCCGATCCGCCTCCGGACATGGCCAGCCTGAACTTGGGGCCTTTCGTCCTCAAGATGCCCCTCAAGGATCGGAAGGAACCGCTGTCCAATCCGCGTCCCGGGTTCCTTTTCGATCAATGCATCCCGGCCAGTTACGCCGACATCAATCTCTATGCGAAAACGATGAAAGAGAAGGGGATCAAACCGGAGATCGAACTGTATCATCCGGGTCAGTACTGGGTTCTTCAGGATCTGATCCGGGAGGGGAATCTCATTCCGCCCTATATGGTGCAGTTCGTGATGGGCTTTCAGACTTCTTCATTTCCGACTCCGGCCAATCTCCTGGGACTGATCAATGAGCTTCCCCCGCAGTCCATGTTCGCCGTGATTGGGGTGGGCCCCTTCCAGTTGCCCATGAATGCCATGGGGATTCTTCTGGGTGGTCACGTGCGGGTCGGCATGGAGGACAACATGTATTTTCGAAAGGGAGAAAAGCTCAAGAGCAACGCTCAGTTGGTCGCAAGAGTCAAAAGGATTGCGACGGAGATGAACCGTGAGATTGCGACGGTTGCCCAAGCCAGGGAGATGCTGGGATTGCCGGCGGCCAAGAGATGA
- a CDS encoding MarR family transcriptional regulator, whose protein sequence is MKLDDCIFFQLAKASQAGNRFLNHKVSELNITPVQAMILGALHVEDRITSSELGRKTELDSATLTGIIDRLEAAQLIERKGNPADRRSIQVHLTERGRAMGAEAVRLITEANVEFLAILSESENSELRRLIAKLRASAAKS, encoded by the coding sequence ATGAAATTAGACGATTGCATTTTTTTCCAACTCGCCAAGGCGAGCCAGGCGGGAAACCGGTTTTTGAACCATAAGGTCTCGGAGCTGAACATCACGCCGGTTCAGGCCATGATTCTGGGGGCCCTCCACGTTGAAGACAGGATCACCTCCAGTGAGCTTGGCCGGAAAACGGAGCTGGACAGCGCCACCCTGACGGGAATCATCGACCGCCTTGAGGCGGCACAGCTGATCGAACGAAAGGGCAATCCGGCCGACCGCCGGTCCATCCAGGTCCACCTGACGGAACGGGGCCGGGCCATGGGAGCCGAGGCCGTCCGGCTGATCACCGAGGCCAATGTTGAATTTCTGGCAATTCTCTCGGAAAGCGAAAACAGCGAGCTACGGCGTCTCATCGCAAAACTGCGAGCCTCCGCGGCAAAATCCTGA
- a CDS encoding molybdopterin-dependent oxidoreductase: MGTTFHTGCVLCAQNCGLVVEVEDNRIVRVRGDKTNARSEGYVCRKGMNIGYHQHNADRLKYPLKRVGDRFERISWEQAIDEIGGKLKDIIGQYGPRSFAYMGGGGQGCHFEAAFGVRFMRGLGSRYHYSALTQEFSGLFWTGGRMYGRQNIHIEIDPEETDFLLVFGWNGMQSHQIPQAPRHLQRIAKDPEKMLVVIDPRLSETAKIADIHLPIRPGTDALLMRAMIAIILQEGWENREYIEKHTSGLEEIRSLFDDFDAREAVRACELEFDQVREICRLFATRKSCLRYDLGIMMNRHSAVSSWLAAILLAICGRIGVRGGNVFRGHMMPIGSHSDERDPKSWRTMATNFPPITGCYPPNAMPEEILSDHPERLRAVLVSGSNPLRSYADTTAYEEAFRRLDLLVTAELAMTETAVLSHYVLPSRSAYESWDGTFFAMTYPGIFFQMRRPIIQPEGEPLELGEIHLRLADRLGLIPPIPESLYKAAEEGHTAFGMALMDYIGKEPAAMKTIPFILGKTLGKAMGSVHLAALWGMLQTLPKSFRKDAARAGFTPGLGMGEEIFQKIMDHPEGIWIGQVDPEVNLESVRTEDGKINLVIPELRTELEGIDAASEEKDLEPDPEFPLVLMAGRHFNMNATTLMRNPAWNEGKRDCTLLIHPADAEALHIGDGQTVLVTTEAGSVEIEAEVTETARKGHVVIPHGFGLVYDGKMYGVNVNRLTKNTHRDWLGTPMHRYVPCRVEASGQAG; this comes from the coding sequence ATGGGTACAACCTTTCACACCGGCTGTGTGCTGTGCGCCCAGAACTGCGGCCTGGTAGTCGAAGTGGAAGACAACCGCATCGTCAGGGTGAGGGGTGACAAAACGAACGCCCGCAGCGAGGGATACGTCTGCCGGAAAGGCATGAACATCGGCTATCACCAGCACAACGCCGACCGCCTGAAATACCCCCTGAAGCGGGTGGGAGACCGGTTCGAGCGGATTTCCTGGGAACAGGCCATCGACGAGATCGGCGGAAAGCTGAAGGATATCATTGGGCAATACGGTCCCCGCTCCTTTGCATATATGGGCGGCGGCGGCCAGGGGTGCCATTTCGAGGCTGCCTTCGGTGTCCGGTTCATGCGGGGCCTGGGATCCCGCTACCACTACAGTGCCCTCACCCAGGAATTCTCCGGCCTGTTCTGGACCGGCGGGCGGATGTACGGACGCCAGAACATCCACATCGAGATCGATCCGGAGGAAACGGATTTCCTCCTGGTGTTCGGCTGGAACGGCATGCAGAGCCACCAGATCCCCCAGGCTCCGAGACATTTGCAGCGGATTGCCAAAGATCCGGAGAAGATGCTCGTCGTGATCGACCCCCGCCTCTCCGAAACGGCAAAGATCGCCGACATCCACCTTCCCATCCGCCCCGGAACGGACGCCCTGCTCATGCGGGCCATGATCGCCATCATCCTCCAGGAAGGTTGGGAAAACCGCGAATACATCGAGAAGCACACCTCCGGCCTGGAAGAAATCAGGTCCCTCTTTGACGACTTCGACGCCCGCGAGGCCGTCCGCGCCTGCGAGTTGGAATTCGACCAGGTCCGCGAGATCTGTCGTCTTTTTGCGACAAGGAAGTCCTGCCTCCGCTACGACTTGGGAATCATGATGAACCGCCACAGCGCCGTCTCATCCTGGCTGGCGGCAATCCTGCTGGCAATCTGCGGAAGGATCGGCGTCCGCGGCGGCAACGTATTCCGCGGCCACATGATGCCCATCGGGTCCCACTCCGACGAGCGGGACCCGAAATCCTGGCGCACGATGGCCACGAATTTCCCCCCGATCACGGGCTGCTACCCGCCCAATGCCATGCCCGAGGAGATCCTCTCGGACCATCCGGAGCGGCTCCGCGCGGTCCTGGTCTCCGGATCGAACCCCCTGCGCTCCTACGCCGACACTACCGCCTACGAAGAGGCCTTCAGACGGCTGGACCTCCTCGTCACGGCGGAGCTGGCCATGACGGAAACGGCGGTCCTGTCGCATTACGTCCTTCCCTCCCGCTCCGCCTATGAATCATGGGATGGAACCTTTTTCGCAATGACCTACCCGGGGATCTTCTTCCAGATGCGGCGCCCCATCATCCAGCCGGAAGGGGAGCCCCTGGAACTGGGCGAGATCCACCTGCGCCTGGCGGACCGGCTGGGACTGATTCCGCCCATCCCGGAGAGCCTGTACAAAGCGGCGGAAGAGGGGCACACCGCCTTCGGCATGGCCCTGATGGACTACATCGGGAAAGAACCGGCGGCCATGAAGACCATCCCGTTCATCCTTGGGAAGACCCTTGGCAAGGCCATGGGGTCCGTTCACCTGGCCGCCCTCTGGGGGATGCTCCAGACCCTGCCCAAGTCCTTCCGCAAGGACGCCGCCCGGGCGGGCTTCACACCGGGACTGGGCATGGGGGAGGAGATCTTCCAGAAGATCATGGACCACCCGGAAGGGATCTGGATCGGGCAGGTGGACCCGGAAGTCAACCTGGAATCCGTCCGCACGGAAGACGGAAAGATCAATCTCGTCATCCCGGAACTCCGGACGGAACTGGAAGGCATCGATGCGGCAAGCGAGGAAAAGGACCTGGAGCCTGACCCGGAATTCCCCCTTGTCCTCATGGCCGGCCGGCACTTCAACATGAACGCCACCACCCTCATGAGAAACCCCGCATGGAACGAGGGAAAGCGCGATTGCACTCTGCTGATCCACCCTGCCGACGCCGAGGCTCTGCATATCGGCGACGGCCAGACCGTCCTGGTCACGACGGAGGCCGGCTCCGTGGAGATCGAGGCGGAGGTGACGGAGACCGCGCGGAAGGGACACGTGGTCATTCCCCATGGCTTCGGCCTGGTTTACGATGGAAAGATGTACGGGGTAAACGTGAACCGATTGACCAAGAATACCCACCGGGACTGGCTGGGAACGCCCATGCACCGTTATGTCCCCTGCCGGGTGGAGGCCTCCGGTCAAGCAGGTTGA
- a CDS encoding NAD(P)/FAD-dependent oxidoreductase: MDKKYDAIVVGAGLGGMSAATFLARCGKKVLLLERHHVPGGYASSFRRGRFEFDASLHVLSGIGVPGKRGRLFEYLDFLGVASRVEFIPLNELYRVIDDRIDVTIPPDWEEAIAALAGRFPREADGIRDFFALMKQLARDLSGVFMAAKKRAADLTPESFPAFSRWGMKTYGEARDHFFRDEDLKSAVSPFWSYLGLPPSKVPFHMMASCWDALLKQHPMHIRGRNQALSNAFLETFAESGGEVRLGCGARRIVLKDGAVRAVITDEDEEVETRVVVSNASIPSTLSDLVGIGQVPEAYSRQVNSRQIGFSTVNVYAGLDCPPEAVGATTHENFIHFGNRIEEAWQTAFTLEPPRGMLFTSYTASDPEFSPPGTAAIVMTAASYARPWYLVPPERYVEEKNAFAASMFDQAERYFPGLRDHIEVVEVATPLTNMRYTGNPGGSIYGFDQYLSDSGLLRLGNRSPLDGLYFASAWTLPGGGYQTCMTSGFLAGSMALKKLA; encoded by the coding sequence ATGGACAAGAAATACGACGCCATTGTCGTCGGAGCCGGACTCGGTGGAATGTCAGCCGCCACGTTCCTGGCACGCTGCGGGAAAAAGGTTTTGCTCCTGGAGCGCCATCACGTCCCCGGGGGATACGCCAGTTCGTTCCGTCGCGGTCGGTTTGAGTTCGACGCCTCCCTCCATGTCCTCTCGGGGATCGGGGTACCCGGGAAGAGGGGCAGGCTTTTCGAATATCTCGACTTTCTGGGCGTCGCCTCCAGGGTCGAATTCATCCCCCTCAACGAGCTCTACCGTGTCATCGACGACCGGATCGACGTGACCATCCCCCCCGACTGGGAGGAAGCGATCGCCGCCCTGGCCGGCCGGTTCCCCCGGGAGGCCGACGGGATCCGGGATTTCTTCGCCCTGATGAAGCAGCTTGCCCGCGATCTCTCGGGCGTCTTCATGGCAGCGAAAAAGCGGGCCGCCGACCTGACCCCGGAGAGTTTTCCCGCGTTCTCGCGCTGGGGAATGAAAACCTACGGCGAGGCGAGGGATCATTTCTTCCGGGACGAAGACCTCAAGAGCGCCGTCTCCCCGTTCTGGTCCTACCTGGGCCTGCCTCCCTCCAAGGTTCCCTTCCACATGATGGCCTCCTGCTGGGACGCCCTCCTGAAGCAGCACCCCATGCACATCCGGGGCCGGAACCAGGCCCTGTCCAATGCCTTCCTGGAGACCTTTGCCGAAAGTGGCGGGGAGGTTCGGCTGGGGTGCGGCGCCCGGCGGATCGTCCTGAAGGACGGAGCCGTCCGGGCCGTGATCACGGACGAAGATGAAGAGGTGGAGACGAGGGTCGTCGTCTCCAACGCCAGCATCCCCTCGACCCTGAGCGACCTGGTCGGGATCGGGCAGGTCCCGGAGGCGTACAGCCGTCAGGTGAACAGCCGCCAGATCGGCTTCTCGACCGTGAACGTCTACGCCGGCCTCGACTGTCCTCCCGAGGCCGTCGGGGCGACAACCCATGAGAACTTCATCCATTTCGGCAACCGGATCGAAGAGGCCTGGCAGACGGCCTTCACCCTGGAACCTCCCAGGGGGATGCTCTTCACGAGCTACACGGCCTCCGATCCCGAATTCTCCCCACCCGGGACCGCAGCCATCGTCATGACGGCGGCCAGCTACGCCAGGCCGTGGTACCTGGTTCCGCCGGAGCGGTACGTCGAGGAGAAGAACGCCTTCGCCGCTTCCATGTTCGACCAGGCGGAGCGGTATTTCCCGGGGCTTCGCGATCATATCGAGGTCGTGGAGGTGGCGACGCCCCTCACAAACATGCGCTACACCGGCAATCCCGGGGGCAGCATCTACGGCTTCGACCAGTACCTCTCGGATTCCGGCCTTCTCCGGCTGGGCAACCGCTCGCCCCTGGATGGGCTCTATTTCGCCTCCGCCTGGACCCTTCCCGGCGGCGGATACCAGACCTGCATGACCTCCGGATTCCTGGCGGGCTCCATGGCCCTGAAGAAACTTGCATAG
- a CDS encoding 2Fe-2S iron-sulfur cluster binding domain-containing protein, protein MNIEEYLNQVEGYAEAARERQVLEQACGDLALPRDFAASVIGRLHPREIGVAVAEIHDETPTAKTFRLAALNGQLPPFRAGQYVNWSVTIGGVRTGRAFSIASPPHERGFYELTVRRQDGGFVSPYLLDEVRAGQTFTISGPGGTFYHEPLIDTDDLVFLAGGSGITPFRSLIRETVERNLPRRIWLIYGSRTPDDVIYKRELQAIARRHSSFKVRFVISDPPPGYRGPRGFITADRIRRFVGSPEGKTFYLCGPEQMYRFMEPELEKLSIPRRRIKRESCGPLSDVTREAGWPSDVSASRVFQVAVRGGTTFPAAAGEPLLNSLERNGFSVPSHCRSGECGFCRMKILSGRVFMPDRTAVRESDRCFNYVHACLTYPLSDLEIRL, encoded by the coding sequence TTGAACATTGAAGAATACCTGAACCAGGTGGAAGGCTATGCGGAAGCGGCACGGGAGCGCCAGGTCCTGGAGCAGGCCTGCGGCGACCTGGCGCTTCCCCGGGATTTCGCAGCCTCGGTGATCGGCCGGCTCCACCCGAGGGAGATCGGAGTAGCCGTAGCGGAGATCCACGACGAGACGCCCACGGCGAAAACCTTTCGCCTCGCTGCGCTGAACGGACAACTACCCCCGTTCCGGGCGGGCCAGTACGTAAACTGGTCCGTGACCATCGGCGGGGTCCGGACGGGCCGGGCGTTTTCCATCGCCTCGCCGCCGCACGAGCGCGGGTTCTACGAGCTGACCGTCCGCCGCCAGGACGGCGGATTCGTCTCCCCCTACCTCCTGGACGAAGTCCGGGCCGGCCAGACCTTCACCATCTCCGGACCCGGCGGGACCTTTTACCACGAACCGCTGATCGACACCGACGACCTCGTTTTTCTCGCCGGCGGCTCGGGAATCACCCCCTTCCGCAGCCTGATCCGGGAGACCGTCGAGCGCAACCTGCCCCGACGGATCTGGCTCATCTATGGCAGCCGCACCCCCGACGACGTGATCTACAAGCGGGAGCTGCAGGCGATCGCCCGCCGCCACTCCTCCTTCAAGGTCCGCTTCGTGATCTCGGACCCTCCTCCGGGGTACCGCGGTCCCAGGGGATTCATCACGGCGGACCGGATCCGGCGGTTCGTCGGGTCACCGGAAGGGAAGACCTTCTACCTGTGCGGACCCGAGCAGATGTACCGGTTCATGGAACCGGAGCTGGAAAAACTGTCGATTCCCCGCCGCCGGATCAAACGCGAGTCCTGCGGCCCCCTGTCGGACGTGACCCGGGAAGCCGGGTGGCCCTCCGATGTCTCCGCCAGCCGGGTGTTCCAGGTGGCCGTCCGCGGTGGCACGACATTCCCGGCCGCGGCGGGGGAACCGCTGCTCAACTCCCTGGAACGGAACGGATTCTCCGTTCCCTCCCATTGCCGCAGCGGAGAATGCGGCTTCTGCCGGATGAAAATCCTGAGCGGCCGCGTCTTCATGCCGGACCGCACCGCCGTCCGGGAATCGGACCGCTGTTTCAACTACGTCCACGCCTGCCTGACCTATCCCCTGTCGGATCTGGAAATCCGACTGTAA
- a CDS encoding AMP-binding protein: MNIGNIPRRNAIQYADKTALIFEGERWTWRQFNSRINRLAQSLMGLGLRKGDKVAVLTENVPAIVEANYACAKAGLVFFPVMSRLFPNDIRRLLGLSDARALIFHPDFQAVVEPMRPDLPNVETYIQIGGNVPSWATSYESFLQSGKDMEPDVEVLPDDVYCFICTGGTTGVSKLAMLSHLNALVAIHTSIGAMNITPDDVGLQVLPLFHVIQNNCLHPLLAAGASVVLQHRFDAFQFMKAIHEEKVSIVIVVPPFLWSWIMAVPEAIAYDITHVRIFATAAATFPDELKRDVLKSMPRAKILYVYGLTESSGGNAVLLHHDNTFRKSGAIGVPNPLLGYRIVNDRNEAVATGEAGELLLKGPAVIRGYYKRDEETAATFVDGWLHTGDIVREDGEGFLYFVDRLKDMIKTGGENVFAKEVEDALLNHPKVSEVAVFGLPDAQWGEMIHAAVVLKPGMEATEEEVLSFGKERLAGFKRPKAVHFIPMLPRNPSGKVLKHVLKKDFTEHK, translated from the coding sequence ATGAACATCGGCAATATCCCTCGCAGAAACGCCATACAGTATGCGGACAAGACGGCCCTCATCTTCGAGGGCGAACGCTGGACCTGGCGGCAGTTCAACAGCCGCATCAACCGGCTTGCCCAGTCTCTCATGGGTCTGGGCCTCCGGAAGGGCGACAAGGTGGCCGTCCTGACGGAGAACGTTCCGGCCATCGTCGAGGCCAATTATGCCTGCGCCAAGGCGGGCCTCGTATTTTTCCCCGTCATGTCAAGACTTTTCCCCAATGACATCCGACGTCTTCTCGGCCTTTCGGACGCCCGGGCACTGATCTTTCATCCCGATTTCCAGGCCGTCGTGGAGCCCATGCGGCCGGACCTCCCGAACGTCGAGACGTACATCCAGATCGGCGGTAACGTCCCCTCCTGGGCAACCTCCTACGAGTCATTCCTGCAGTCCGGCAAAGACATGGAACCCGACGTGGAGGTCCTGCCCGACGACGTCTACTGCTTCATCTGCACCGGCGGTACAACGGGCGTCTCCAAGCTGGCCATGCTCAGCCATCTCAATGCCCTGGTCGCCATCCACACCTCCATCGGGGCCATGAACATCACCCCCGACGACGTGGGACTCCAGGTCCTGCCCCTGTTCCATGTCATCCAGAACAACTGCCTCCACCCCCTGCTCGCCGCGGGGGCCTCGGTGGTGCTCCAGCACCGGTTCGACGCGTTCCAGTTCATGAAAGCGATCCACGAGGAGAAGGTCTCCATCGTCATCGTCGTGCCCCCCTTCCTGTGGAGCTGGATCATGGCGGTGCCGGAGGCCATCGCCTACGACATCACCCATGTCCGCATCTTCGCCACAGCCGCCGCCACCTTCCCCGACGAGTTGAAGCGGGACGTTCTGAAATCCATGCCCCGGGCAAAAATCCTCTATGTCTACGGCCTGACAGAGTCCAGCGGCGGCAACGCCGTCCTGCTCCATCACGACAACACCTTCCGGAAATCCGGGGCGATCGGGGTCCCCAATCCGCTCCTGGGGTACCGGATCGTCAATGACCGGAACGAGGCCGTGGCTACCGGCGAGGCCGGGGAGCTTCTTCTCAAAGGGCCGGCGGTCATCCGGGGATACTACAAGCGGGACGAGGAAACGGCGGCCACCTTTGTCGACGGATGGCTGCACACGGGTGACATCGTCCGGGAGGACGGGGAGGGATTCCTGTATTTCGTAGACCGCCTCAAGGACATGATCAAGACAGGCGGCGAAAACGTCTTCGCCAAGGAAGTGGAGGATGCGCTGCTCAATCACCCAAAGGTTTCCGAGGTCGCCGTGTTCGGACTGCCCGACGCCCAGTGGGGTGAAATGATCCACGCCGCCGTCGTCCTCAAGCCCGGCATGGAGGCGACGGAGGAGGAGGTGCTGTCGTTCGGAAAAGAGCGGCTGGCCGGATTCAAGCGGCCCAAGGCGGTCCACTTCATCCCGATGCTGCCCCGGAACCCCAGCGGCAAGGTCCTGAAGCACGTCCTGAAAAAGGATTTTACAGAGCATAAGTAG